In one Paenibacillus sp. JQZ6Y-1 genomic region, the following are encoded:
- the pyk gene encoding pyruvate kinase produces the protein MRKTKIVCTIGPASESLENTKKLIMAGMNVARLNFSHGDFEEHGNRIKNIKQASQELGKTVAVLLDTKGPEIRIGKLKEEPIDLVQDEYITLTTEEILGDQHRLTVSYKDLPGDVEVGSTILIDDGLIGLNVVQVQGTEIKCRIVNGGQIKGRKGVNVPGVNISLPGITEKDANDIIFGIEQGVDFIAASFVRKASDVLEIRELLEQKGAKHVQIISKIENQQGVDNLDEILEVSDGLMVARGDLGVEIPAEQVPLVQKQMIEKCNRAGKPVITATQMLDSMQRNPRPTRAEASDVANAIFDGTDAIMLSGETAAGKYPVESVLTMARIAEKAESALNYREIFLKQSHAQQTTVTEAISQSVASCAMDLNATAIISSTESGHTARVVAKYRPQSPIIAVTTNDQTMRRLSLAWGVHPVKGTQAHSTDELFQVALQGGKDSGFLKEGDLVVITAGIPLGKSGSTNLIKVAQIEA, from the coding sequence ATGCGCAAAACTAAGATTGTATGTACGATTGGACCGGCAAGTGAGTCCCTAGAGAACACGAAAAAGCTGATCATGGCAGGCATGAACGTTGCCCGTCTGAACTTCTCCCACGGTGACTTTGAAGAGCACGGCAACCGTATCAAAAACATCAAACAAGCCAGCCAGGAACTGGGTAAAACCGTAGCTGTCCTGCTGGATACCAAAGGTCCGGAAATCCGCATCGGCAAACTGAAGGAAGAACCGATTGACCTGGTTCAGGATGAATACATCACGCTGACTACCGAAGAGATTCTGGGTGACCAGCATCGTCTGACTGTATCGTACAAAGACCTGCCGGGCGACGTTGAAGTCGGCTCTACGATCCTGATCGACGACGGTCTGATCGGTCTGAACGTTGTACAGGTACAAGGCACTGAGATCAAATGCCGTATCGTCAACGGTGGACAAATCAAAGGCCGTAAAGGCGTGAACGTACCAGGCGTGAACATTTCCCTGCCGGGCATCACGGAAAAAGATGCAAACGACATTATTTTCGGTATTGAGCAAGGTGTAGACTTTATCGCTGCTTCCTTCGTTCGTAAAGCAAGCGATGTACTGGAAATCCGTGAACTGCTGGAACAAAAAGGCGCAAAACATGTACAAATCATCTCCAAAATCGAAAACCAACAAGGTGTCGACAACCTGGACGAAATTCTGGAAGTGTCTGACGGCCTGATGGTTGCTCGTGGTGACCTCGGCGTAGAAATCCCAGCTGAGCAAGTACCTTTGGTACAAAAACAAATGATCGAAAAATGTAACCGTGCTGGTAAACCGGTTATCACGGCTACACAAATGCTGGATTCCATGCAACGCAACCCGCGCCCAACGCGTGCAGAAGCAAGTGACGTGGCGAACGCAATCTTCGACGGTACCGATGCAATCATGCTGTCCGGCGAAACGGCTGCTGGTAAATACCCAGTAGAATCCGTACTGACAATGGCTCGCATCGCTGAAAAAGCAGAATCCGCGCTGAACTATCGCGAGATTTTCCTGAAACAAAGCCATGCACAACAAACAACAGTAACAGAAGCAATCAGCCAATCCGTAGCTAGCTGCGCAATGGATCTGAATGCAACTGCGATCATCTCTTCTACAGAGTCCGGTCATACCGCTCGCGTTGTTGCGAAATACCGTCCACAATCCCCAATCATCGCTGTAACAACAAACGACCAAACGATGCGTCGTCTGTCTCTGGCATGGGGCGTACACCCGGTTAAAGGTACACAGGCTCATTCTACAGATGAACTGTTCCAAGTAGCACTGCAAGGTGGTAAAGATTCCGGTTTCCTCAAAGAAGGCGACCTGGTCGTGATCACAGCAGGTATTCCACTGGGTAAATCCGGTTCTACGAACCTGATCAAAGTCGCACAAATCGAAGCGTAA
- a CDS encoding acetyl-CoA carboxylase carboxyltransferase subunit alpha: MAGEMPFEMPLVELRKKIDELKQFGQEKEIDFTDEINRLEERYRQMEGEIYTNISPAQKMHLARNQQRPTTLDLIPLIFTDFIELHGDRMFGDDLAIVGGLARLDGKPVTIIGQQRGKDTKDNIARFFGSPHPEGFRKSTRLMKQAEKFGRPIITFIDTKGAYPGNTAEERGQSEAIARSLWEMAKLRVPVICVVIGEGGSGGALAIGVGNRVLMLEHAIYSAISPNGAASILWKDASKADQAAEAMKITANDLLEMEIIEAIIPEPQGGAHKDYEATGTAIRSELLNQLHQLSGMDAECLVEDRYQKFRKIGEFVENQVMTSFGTTNQQEQQKEQATDSVSAAGEDDQKLSPVTTAFHNDDSTDALPH; the protein is encoded by the coding sequence GTGGCAGGAGAGATGCCTTTTGAAATGCCTCTCGTTGAATTGCGCAAAAAGATCGACGAGCTGAAACAATTTGGTCAGGAAAAAGAAATCGATTTTACCGATGAAATCAACCGTCTGGAAGAGCGCTATCGCCAGATGGAGGGTGAAATCTATACAAATATTAGTCCCGCTCAGAAAATGCATCTAGCGCGCAATCAGCAGCGTCCAACGACGCTGGATCTGATCCCGCTGATCTTTACTGATTTTATCGAATTGCATGGTGACCGTATGTTTGGCGATGATCTAGCGATTGTCGGCGGACTGGCGCGTCTGGACGGCAAACCTGTGACCATTATCGGTCAGCAGCGCGGTAAGGACACCAAGGACAATATTGCCCGTTTCTTCGGCAGCCCGCATCCAGAAGGGTTCCGTAAATCGACCCGTCTGATGAAGCAAGCGGAGAAATTTGGACGTCCAATTATTACATTTATTGATACCAAAGGTGCGTATCCGGGTAATACAGCAGAGGAGCGCGGCCAGTCGGAAGCAATCGCCCGCAGTTTGTGGGAGATGGCGAAACTGCGTGTGCCTGTCATCTGCGTCGTTATCGGCGAAGGCGGCAGCGGCGGCGCACTGGCAATCGGCGTGGGTAACCGCGTCCTGATGCTGGAGCACGCTATTTACTCGGCAATCTCGCCAAACGGCGCTGCTTCGATTCTGTGGAAAGACGCTTCCAAAGCCGATCAGGCAGCAGAAGCGATGAAGATTACGGCAAACGATCTGCTGGAGATGGAGATCATCGAAGCGATTATACCGGAACCACAGGGCGGAGCACACAAGGACTATGAAGCAACTGGTACAGCGATTCGTAGTGAGCTGCTGAACCAGCTGCATCAGCTATCCGGCATGGATGCTGAATGCCTTGTCGAAGACCGTTACCAGAAATTCCGCAAGATCGGCGAATTTGTCGAGAACCAGGTAATGACTAGCTTTGGTACGACCAATCAACAAGAGCAGCAAAAGGAACAAGCCACCGATTCCGTATCGGCGGCGGGGGAAGACGATCAGAAGCTGTCCCCAGTGACCACTGCCTTTCATAACGACGATTCGACCGATGCACTGCCTCACTAA
- a CDS encoding acyl-CoA thioesterase gives MAKLQLNLPSAWHGIAFRVRYQENDPMGVVYHTNYLNWFELGRTEMIRDLGFRYRDMEQAGVLLPLVDASLSYGHPARYDDRVAVYTRIVNFSRLRIDYEYRIHLLDEQDEQSVGDASSSRQRPVFADDAKLPGKHLTSGSTRHVWVSREFVPVRLDKVLPELYDALVRSLQV, from the coding sequence ATGGCGAAATTACAATTGAATCTGCCCAGTGCATGGCATGGCATCGCCTTCCGTGTACGCTATCAGGAGAACGATCCGATGGGCGTTGTATACCATACGAATTATTTGAATTGGTTTGAGCTGGGACGTACGGAGATGATCCGTGATCTTGGCTTTCGCTACCGCGATATGGAGCAGGCGGGCGTACTGCTGCCGCTGGTGGATGCGTCCTTATCGTATGGACATCCGGCGCGGTATGACGATCGGGTAGCGGTGTACACACGTATCGTGAACTTTTCGCGGCTGCGCATTGATTACGAATATCGCATTCATTTGCTAGATGAGCAGGACGAGCAGTCGGTAGGTGATGCGTCGTCCTCACGTCAGCGTCCTGTCTTTGCAGACGATGCTAAGCTGCCCGGCAAGCATCTGACCAGCGGAAGTACCCGGCATGTGTGGGTTAGCCGCGAATTTGTACCTGTGCGGCTTGATAAAGTATTGCCAGAGCTGTATGATGCACTTGTAAGGTCTTTGCAAGTGTAG
- the accD gene encoding acetyl-CoA carboxylase, carboxyltransferase subunit beta, which translates to MFRDLFQKKKKYATIPSQRWSNEPASDEQPQERPKREIPEGLMNKCSKCGTIHYSKELEKNLKVCSNCGYHMRLNAIERIVMTVDEGKFTEFDAGMESVDPLNFPGYAKKLEQQKMNSGLRDAVITGQGEIDGHPVILAVMSFDFFSGSMGSVVGEKITRAIEAADERNLPLIMFSTSGGARMQESIISLMQMAKTSAALARFQENGGLYISVITDPTMGGVSASFAMLGDVIIAEPGALFGFAGRIVIEQTIRQKLPDNFQTAEFNLEHGQLDMVINRKDMKSMLGDLLDYHTWKGGF; encoded by the coding sequence GTGTTTAGAGATTTATTCCAGAAGAAAAAAAAATATGCGACCATTCCTTCACAACGCTGGAGTAATGAGCCCGCATCAGATGAGCAGCCACAGGAACGCCCGAAACGTGAAATTCCCGAAGGCCTAATGAACAAGTGCAGCAAATGCGGCACCATTCATTACAGCAAGGAACTGGAAAAGAACCTGAAGGTATGCAGCAACTGCGGTTATCATATGCGTCTGAACGCGATTGAGCGTATCGTTATGACCGTAGACGAAGGTAAGTTTACCGAGTTCGACGCGGGTATGGAATCTGTCGATCCGCTGAACTTTCCCGGCTATGCAAAAAAGCTAGAGCAGCAGAAGATGAATTCCGGTCTGCGCGATGCAGTGATTACAGGTCAAGGTGAGATTGATGGTCATCCGGTCATTTTGGCTGTGATGAGTTTTGACTTTTTCAGTGGCAGTATGGGTTCGGTTGTCGGCGAGAAGATCACCCGTGCCATTGAGGCGGCGGATGAGCGCAATTTGCCATTGATCATGTTCTCGACCTCCGGTGGAGCGCGTATGCAGGAGAGCATTATCAGTCTCATGCAGATGGCGAAGACGAGCGCGGCATTGGCGCGTTTTCAGGAAAACGGTGGACTGTACATATCCGTCATCACCGATCCAACTATGGGCGGTGTGTCCGCCAGCTTTGCGATGCTTGGCGATGTGATTATTGCTGAGCCAGGTGCATTGTTCGGTTTTGCCGGTCGTATCGTTATCGAGCAGACGATCCGCCAGAAGCTGCCTGACAATTTCCAGACAGCCGAGTTCAATCTGGAGCACGGACAACTCGATATGGTCATCAACCGTAAAGATATGAAGTCCATGCTGGGCGATTTGCTGGACTATCATACATGGAAAGGGGGATTTTGA
- a CDS encoding methyl-accepting chemotaxis protein, with translation MKRQLILVVSIITILPLLVFGAFSLISTTQKIQKDAYAMNEQNVDLVLQKSQTLVNSELSMLQQLAANPEFKQYTPDQLAETKNLLVQVAGLHPELQTLVFSDQDGQQIAKNTDADLDNVSDRDYYKQLIATQKPVISDVLVSKSSGKKIINIVYPVFGDNNTLTGFVQCSLPLDAMSTYAKEFSTNGQTAYIADRAGVILAHPDATQLDMDIHTTAAFQQGSTGTNGTLIYGNGDAKKVVSYMKDSITGWTVFSEKSYSLIMQEYFTLLYSSIIILVVSLIAAIVAGYIFAGRLTRPIMQLVQATDSVAKGDLTTTWNIRAKHEVAALSQSLAEMTSSLREIVAHVKDTSLHLASSSEQLNASSTETTHASQHIAESIQHMASGSERQAEQVNHTSGTVYQMADGIQHIAGSAQQVAATAALTANKVTEGDDALRSANDEIGKLQSIFNELSGSVGNLSQHSQTIGEIVTAIAQIAKQTNLLSLNAGIEAARAGEHGKGFSVVAKEIRNLADEASSSANQIGGLIQSIQTEIQSVVGKTNAGANEVKQSISAVQTAGDSFGQIRSYVNQVVDSIQSVSDASSTLSHGTSRVIESVNEMSGISSQAVGEIESVSAATEEQLATMEEISSSAAVLSSVAQELKGMVDRFKV, from the coding sequence ATGAAAAGACAACTAATACTTGTTGTGTCAATTATCACAATTTTACCTTTATTGGTGTTCGGGGCATTCAGTCTGATCAGCACCACACAGAAAATTCAGAAAGACGCGTATGCTATGAATGAGCAGAATGTCGATCTGGTGCTGCAAAAATCACAAACACTCGTAAATAGCGAGCTGTCCATGCTACAGCAGCTGGCAGCGAACCCGGAATTCAAGCAGTACACGCCTGATCAACTGGCAGAAACGAAAAATCTGCTCGTTCAAGTAGCTGGTCTGCATCCCGAATTGCAAACGCTTGTATTCAGCGATCAAGATGGGCAGCAAATTGCCAAAAATACCGATGCTGATCTGGATAATGTGAGTGACCGCGATTATTATAAACAGCTGATTGCTACACAAAAGCCAGTCATCTCCGATGTTTTGGTCAGTAAATCCTCTGGCAAAAAAATCATCAATATCGTTTATCCCGTGTTCGGCGACAACAATACATTGACTGGCTTTGTGCAGTGTTCACTACCGCTGGATGCAATGAGTACCTATGCGAAGGAATTTTCTACAAATGGGCAGACTGCTTATATTGCTGACCGCGCTGGCGTAATCCTTGCTCACCCCGATGCCACACAGCTGGATATGGATATTCATACTACAGCTGCATTTCAACAAGGCTCGACAGGCACGAACGGCACGCTCATCTATGGAAACGGAGACGCCAAAAAGGTCGTTTCCTATATGAAGGATTCGATTACAGGCTGGACGGTATTTAGCGAAAAATCGTACAGCCTGATTATGCAGGAGTATTTCACTTTGCTATACAGCAGTATTATTATTCTCGTCGTCTCACTGATTGCCGCTATTGTCGCTGGTTATATTTTCGCTGGACGATTGACACGACCGATCATGCAGCTTGTTCAAGCGACCGATTCGGTTGCCAAGGGCGATCTGACAACAACATGGAATATTCGTGCCAAGCATGAAGTGGCGGCACTCTCGCAATCGCTTGCCGAGATGACATCTAGCCTACGTGAGATCGTTGCCCATGTGAAAGACACGTCGCTGCATCTGGCATCTTCTTCCGAGCAATTAAATGCCAGTTCTACTGAAACAACCCATGCGTCCCAGCATATCGCCGAATCGATCCAGCATATGGCTTCCGGCTCAGAACGACAAGCAGAACAAGTAAACCACACGTCCGGCACAGTCTATCAAATGGCTGACGGTATCCAGCATATTGCTGGTAGCGCCCAGCAGGTTGCTGCCACTGCTGCTCTAACCGCTAACAAGGTAACCGAAGGCGATGATGCGCTGCGCTCCGCCAATGATGAGATTGGCAAGCTGCAATCCATTTTCAATGAATTGTCCGGCTCTGTCGGCAATCTTAGCCAGCATTCTCAAACGATCGGCGAGATTGTAACCGCCATTGCCCAAATTGCCAAGCAAACCAATCTGTTGTCGCTCAATGCAGGCATCGAAGCCGCGCGTGCGGGTGAGCATGGCAAAGGCTTCAGCGTCGTTGCCAAAGAAATCCGCAATCTGGCAGATGAAGCGTCCTCCTCTGCCAATCAAATCGGCGGCTTAATCCAAAGCATTCAGACCGAAATCCAGTCCGTTGTCGGTAAAACGAATGCTGGCGCTAATGAAGTGAAACAGAGCATCAGCGCTGTGCAGACCGCAGGCGACTCGTTCGGTCAGATTCGCAGTTATGTGAATCAAGTGGTCGACAGTATTCAAAGTGTATCCGATGCTTCCTCCACCCTGTCTCATGGCACAAGTCGAGTGATTGAATCGGTCAATGAAATGTCTGGTATTAGCAGTCAGGCAGTGGGCGAGATCGAATCCGTGTCCGCTGCGACAGAAGAACAACTGGCGACAATGGAAGAGATTTCTTCGTCCGCAGCCGTTCTGTCCAGTGTAGCGCAGGAATTGAAAGGCATGGTCGACCGATTTAAAGTGTAA
- a CDS encoding FxsA family protein, with amino-acid sequence MKKWIAALIIIVPLLEWYVFLQMIQWIGGWNTLILLILTSLIGVVMMRFEGRKVLEDTKALINAHQPPGRKMLDGLCVFIGGIMLVLPGFVLDVIGFTIVFPLTRPLYRNLLMKWIEKRMKNGSITIYRP; translated from the coding sequence TTGAAGAAATGGATTGCTGCACTAATCATCATTGTGCCACTCCTAGAATGGTACGTTTTTCTGCAAATGATTCAATGGATCGGCGGCTGGAATACGCTGATTCTCCTTATACTGACATCGCTGATTGGTGTCGTCATGATGCGGTTTGAAGGTCGCAAAGTGCTAGAGGATACAAAGGCATTGATCAATGCCCATCAGCCACCGGGTCGTAAAATGCTGGATGGATTATGTGTATTCATTGGTGGGATCATGCTTGTACTGCCGGGCTTTGTACTTGATGTGATCGGCTTTACGATTGTATTTCCACTAACCCGTCCGCTGTACCGCAATCTGCTGATGAAATGGATTGAGAAGCGAATGAAGAACGGTTCCATCACCATTTACCGTCCGTAA
- a CDS encoding DNA polymerase III subunit alpha produces MTPFVHLHVHSEYSLLDGAARIQDLVSRAAENGMTSLALTDHGVMYGAIPFYKACLQHGIKPIIGCEVYYTAGSRREKAARKDQPIHHLLLLAKNEIGYRNLMKLCSIGHLEGFHYKPRIDGEVLREYHEGIICLSACLGGEIPQHLLNNEPEKAKQAAQRYLDIFGEDFYIELQDHGLAEQKKVNPHLIQLARELNIPLVATNDVHYLTEDDAKTQDVLICIGTGKTVDDESRLRIPTNQLYLKTGEQMSTLFPHVPEATANTVVIADKCQLTIPLGQSLLPSYHPLPEGMDAARYLEQLCREGLEQRYRDSELWNAPEQRAELEQRLQYELSVIWNMGFADYFLIVWDFMKFAHETGIVTGPGRGSSAGSLVAYVLRITNVDPIRYKLLFERFLNPDRVSMPDIDIDFSDLRRDEMIDYVVGKYGRDRVAQIITFGTLAARAAVRDVGRALNVPYSDTDRAAKLIPAQIGVTIQRALDQVSELRERADKSPAVKELIETALKVEGMPRHASTHAAGVVISSGPLTDVVPLQEGSEHAVLTQYAMENLEAIGMLKMDFLGLRTLSIIERCLDWIKEQTGEVIDFDQIPMDDPLTYKMLSQGDTMGVFQLESPGIRRVLRDMKPSEFEDIVSVNALYRPGPMDFIPRYIEGKHGNITVEYPHPDLQPILEDTYGIIVYQEQIMQIASLMAGFSLGEADLLRRAVSKKKREVLDQERAHFVEGSLKQNYSEQDANVVYDMIVRFADYGFPRAHATAYGVLAFQTAYLKAHYPVQFIASMLTAVMGVHRRVAEFVLECQRMGVEVLPPDINQSGVTFTPVPDESKSSGGHIRFGLGAVKNVGTQAISSMIKEREERPFDSLVDFCRRVDPKACNKRVIESLIQAGAFDNLPGHRAQLLQMLDEVIKEAAKWRKEREELQIEMFDFDLGEKPNWEVSYPDVPPFSAAEQLEFERELLGLYLSGHPLDDYEQPIEQSGLSRLMNLHEAEDESLVAVAGMVVSLKAITTKQGKAMAFMEMEDQIEKCEVVMFPETWRKCRDLVDKGVLLIVRGRLQQEDEGFKLLAEEVMPLTPDNTVEMAEKVKQRIQSARSKKTASSSSTTGNRSSTAAARSIARTSTADGGTASSRNTASSTAERSAAAVVDASKQHVYIKITSEAQRAGKLEQLKQLFADHPGQLGTILFYEESQKLFDLSGSYRIKPSPDLFKKMEQMLGDGTVRVK; encoded by the coding sequence ATGACCCCATTCGTACATTTGCACGTGCATAGTGAATACAGTCTGCTCGACGGGGCTGCGCGTATCCAGGATCTGGTGAGCCGTGCAGCGGAGAATGGCATGACATCGCTGGCGCTGACCGATCATGGCGTGATGTATGGAGCCATCCCGTTTTACAAAGCTTGTTTACAGCACGGCATTAAGCCGATTATTGGCTGTGAAGTTTACTATACCGCCGGTTCGCGCCGTGAAAAGGCAGCGCGTAAGGATCAGCCGATTCATCATCTGCTGCTGCTGGCAAAGAATGAAATTGGCTATCGGAATCTAATGAAGCTGTGCTCCATTGGGCACCTCGAAGGCTTTCACTATAAGCCCCGCATTGACGGGGAAGTGCTGCGTGAATATCACGAAGGTATTATTTGCCTAAGCGCCTGTCTGGGCGGCGAGATTCCACAGCATCTGCTGAACAATGAACCGGAAAAGGCAAAACAAGCTGCCCAGCGGTATCTGGATATTTTCGGTGAGGATTTCTATATCGAATTGCAGGATCACGGTTTGGCGGAGCAAAAGAAGGTCAATCCACATTTAATCCAACTAGCACGAGAATTGAACATTCCGCTTGTTGCAACGAACGATGTGCATTATTTGACCGAAGATGATGCCAAAACGCAGGATGTACTAATTTGTATCGGTACAGGCAAAACAGTGGACGACGAAAGCCGTTTGCGCATTCCGACCAACCAGTTGTATCTGAAAACGGGTGAGCAGATGAGCACGCTGTTCCCACATGTACCGGAAGCGACAGCTAACACCGTCGTCATTGCCGACAAATGTCAGCTGACCATTCCGCTCGGTCAATCGCTGTTGCCGTCGTATCACCCATTGCCAGAAGGGATGGATGCTGCTCGTTATTTGGAGCAGCTATGCCGCGAAGGATTGGAACAGCGTTATCGTGATAGCGAGCTGTGGAATGCACCGGAACAACGTGCCGAGCTGGAGCAACGCCTACAATATGAGCTGTCCGTCATCTGGAATATGGGCTTTGCTGATTATTTTCTGATTGTATGGGACTTTATGAAGTTTGCCCATGAAACAGGGATTGTGACTGGACCGGGCAGGGGATCGTCCGCAGGCAGCCTTGTCGCGTATGTATTGCGGATCACCAATGTTGATCCGATTCGCTACAAACTGTTGTTTGAGCGCTTCCTTAATCCAGATCGCGTTTCTATGCCGGATATTGATATCGACTTTAGCGATCTACGACGGGATGAGATGATCGATTATGTGGTAGGCAAATATGGACGTGACCGAGTCGCTCAGATCATCACCTTCGGAACATTGGCTGCGCGCGCCGCCGTACGCGATGTTGGACGTGCGCTCAATGTGCCATACTCCGATACAGACCGTGCTGCCAAGCTAATTCCCGCACAGATTGGTGTAACGATTCAGCGTGCGCTGGATCAGGTATCTGAGCTGCGCGAACGTGCTGATAAATCGCCAGCAGTGAAGGAATTGATAGAGACCGCGCTCAAGGTGGAGGGCATGCCGCGTCACGCCTCCACCCATGCCGCAGGCGTCGTCATTTCCAGCGGTCCACTGACCGATGTGGTGCCATTGCAGGAAGGAAGCGAGCATGCGGTGCTGACTCAGTATGCGATGGAGAATTTGGAAGCCATTGGTATGCTGAAAATGGACTTTCTCGGACTACGCACCTTGTCCATCATCGAGCGCTGTCTGGATTGGATCAAGGAACAGACAGGGGAAGTGATCGACTTTGATCAGATTCCGATGGATGATCCCCTTACTTACAAAATGCTCAGTCAGGGCGACACGATGGGCGTCTTCCAGCTAGAGTCGCCGGGCATTCGCCGGGTGCTGCGCGATATGAAGCCGAGTGAGTTTGAAGATATTGTCTCGGTCAATGCACTGTATCGTCCGGGTCCTATGGACTTTATTCCGCGCTATATCGAGGGCAAGCATGGCAATATCACAGTAGAGTATCCGCATCCTGATTTACAGCCGATTTTGGAAGATACGTATGGAATTATCGTGTATCAGGAGCAGATTATGCAGATTGCTTCCTTGATGGCAGGATTCTCGTTAGGGGAAGCCGATCTGCTGCGCCGTGCCGTTTCCAAAAAGAAACGCGAGGTGCTGGATCAGGAGCGTGCTCACTTCGTGGAAGGCAGTCTCAAGCAAAATTACAGCGAGCAGGATGCCAATGTAGTGTACGATATGATCGTTCGCTTTGCCGATTACGGTTTCCCGCGTGCCCATGCGACCGCTTATGGCGTACTGGCGTTCCAAACTGCCTATCTCAAGGCTCATTATCCGGTACAATTTATCGCCTCCATGCTGACCGCCGTGATGGGCGTGCATCGTAGAGTCGCGGAATTTGTACTGGAATGTCAGCGTATGGGAGTCGAGGTGCTGCCACCTGACATCAATCAGAGCGGTGTAACCTTCACTCCGGTGCCAGATGAGTCCAAGTCGAGCGGTGGGCATATCCGTTTCGGTCTCGGTGCAGTGAAGAATGTCGGTACACAGGCGATTAGCAGCATGATCAAGGAACGCGAAGAACGTCCGTTTGACAGTCTGGTCGACTTTTGCCGACGGGTCGATCCGAAGGCGTGCAACAAGCGCGTCATCGAGTCGCTCATTCAGGCAGGAGCCTTTGACAATCTGCCGGGACACCGCGCTCAGCTGCTGCAAATGCTAGATGAAGTGATCAAGGAAGCAGCCAAATGGCGCAAGGAGCGCGAGGAGCTACAGATCGAGATGTTCGATTTCGATCTGGGTGAGAAGCCAAACTGGGAAGTATCGTACCCGGATGTGCCGCCATTTAGCGCAGCGGAACAGCTAGAGTTTGAGCGCGAGCTGCTCGGATTGTATCTGTCAGGTCATCCGCTCGACGATTATGAACAGCCGATTGAACAATCTGGTCTGTCCCGCTTGATGAATCTGCATGAAGCCGAGGACGAAAGTCTAGTCGCGGTTGCGGGCATGGTCGTTTCGCTCAAGGCGATTACAACCAAGCAGGGCAAAGCGATGGCATTTATGGAAATGGAAGACCAGATCGAAAAATGCGAGGTCGTCATGTTTCCCGAAACGTGGCGCAAATGCCGCGATCTCGTCGATAAAGGCGTGCTGCTAATTGTACGCGGTCGTCTGCAACAGGAAGACGAAGGCTTCAAGCTGCTGGCAGAGGAAGTCATGCCACTAACCCCAGATAATACAGTGGAAATGGCGGAAAAGGTCAAACAACGTATCCAATCCGCTCGCAGTAAAAAGACAGCGTCATCCAGCAGTACAACCGGCAATCGCTCGTCTACGGCTGCGGCACGTTCCATCGCCCGCACCTCTACAGCGGACGGCGGAACTGCATCCTCACGCAATACGGCATCGTCTACCGCTGAGCGTAGTGCAGCCGCAGTAGTGGACGCGTCGAAGCAGCATGTATATATCAAAATTACGAGCGAAGCGCAGCGTGCTGGCAAGCTAGAGCAGCTCAAGCAATTGTTCGCCGATCATCCGGGTCAGCTCGGTACGATCCTCTTTTATGAAGAATCGCAAAAGCTGTTTGATCTGAGCGGCAGCTACCGCATCAAGCCATCTCCCGATCTGTTTAAGAAAATGGAGCAGATGTTAGGCGACGGCACAGTGCGTGTAAAATAA